A DNA window from Flavobacteriales bacterium contains the following coding sequences:
- a CDS encoding MarR family transcriptional regulator, which translates to MNDYSDILTDIRKIVRSVNLESKRIQKDFGISIPQLLCLSHLSQCEEFQSTHKDLTRILHLNSSTVTGIVNRLEKKGLIARLPKKDDKRVTNIALTSAGYEMLEKTPDLLHQKLLARITALPEEQVHSIKAALQLIITALGVENLDASPMLTIEDNITRDAT; encoded by the coding sequence ATGAACGACTATTCAGATATTCTGACCGATATCCGTAAGATCGTTCGCTCGGTGAACCTGGAGTCTAAAAGGATTCAAAAGGATTTCGGAATCAGCATTCCCCAACTTCTTTGCCTATCACATCTGAGTCAATGTGAAGAATTCCAATCGACCCATAAAGACCTTACACGAATTCTTCACCTCAATTCCAGCACCGTTACCGGTATTGTAAACAGACTGGAAAAGAAAGGCCTGATCGCCCGGTTACCAAAAAAGGACGACAAGCGCGTTACCAATATCGCACTCACATCCGCCGGGTACGAAATGCTTGAAAAGACCCCTGATCTGCTGCATCAAAAACTGCTGGCCAGGATTACCGCATTGCCTGAAGAGCAGGTTCACTCCATTAAAGCTGCCCTTCAACTGATCATCACCGCCCTTGGCGTTGAGAACCTGGACGCCTCCCCGATGCTCACCATCGAAGACAACATCACACGGGACGCTACCTAA
- a CDS encoding BCCT family transporter: MPEHKSKRSSYHAIHHHVFWPSLAVIILFIVVTLLNHKRTGAFFSDIQTMISVNTGWLMILVVNILLIFCLYLAFGKYANIRLGGPRAKPEFSTSAWFAMLFSAGMGIGLLFWSVAEPISHYANPPTGTGMTPAAAQTAMNVTFLHWGLHAWGIYALVGLALAYFTFNRKLPLTISSLFHPILGKHVNGPIGHIIDTLAVIATLFGLATSLGLGARQINAGLHFLLETEISTNVQIFIIAGTTLVATASVVLGLKNGVRRLSELNMYLAAAFLAAMLLFGPTLFIIDSFVQNTGSYIQQLPRLSFWAEAYKQTSWQNDWTIFYWGWWIAWSPFVGMFIARISKGRTIRQFVLGVLLVPTLLTFIWLSTFGGAALHLQITGMADIVGAVNDNVATALFKLLAHYPYAFISSTIGLVLICSFFVTSSDSGSLVIDSITSGGRLDAPVGQRIFWALTEGVVAAILLIGGGLQALQTASITTGLPFAVVLLVVCYCLYKELNKHESPKKQQP, encoded by the coding sequence TTGCCTGAACATAAAAGCAAACGGTCCTCTTACCACGCCATACACCACCATGTGTTCTGGCCATCCCTGGCGGTGATCATTCTGTTTATCGTGGTTACACTGCTGAATCACAAACGTACCGGCGCCTTTTTCTCCGACATACAAACCATGATCTCGGTGAATACAGGCTGGCTAATGATCCTGGTTGTAAATATCCTTCTGATATTCTGCCTCTACCTGGCATTTGGGAAGTATGCCAATATCCGGCTCGGAGGACCACGCGCTAAACCGGAATTCTCTACATCTGCCTGGTTTGCCATGCTGTTCAGCGCCGGAATGGGTATCGGACTTTTATTCTGGAGCGTCGCAGAGCCGATCTCCCACTATGCCAATCCCCCTACCGGAACCGGAATGACACCAGCTGCCGCACAAACAGCGATGAATGTGACTTTTCTGCACTGGGGACTCCACGCATGGGGAATTTACGCACTGGTTGGACTGGCATTGGCGTACTTCACCTTTAATAGGAAGCTCCCTCTCACGATCAGTTCACTGTTTCATCCGATCCTCGGAAAACACGTAAACGGCCCGATCGGACACATCATTGATACCCTTGCCGTCATCGCTACGCTGTTCGGATTAGCAACCTCACTCGGTTTAGGTGCCAGACAGATCAATGCCGGTTTGCATTTCCTTCTCGAAACAGAAATCAGTACCAACGTGCAGATTTTCATCATCGCCGGGACAACCCTGGTAGCTACCGCTTCCGTTGTACTAGGACTAAAAAACGGGGTGCGGCGACTGAGCGAACTGAACATGTACCTGGCCGCCGCATTTCTCGCAGCCATGCTGTTGTTCGGTCCCACATTATTTATCATCGACTCCTTTGTTCAGAACACGGGGAGTTACATTCAACAGCTACCCCGCCTGAGCTTTTGGGCAGAAGCCTACAAACAAACCAGCTGGCAGAATGACTGGACCATATTCTACTGGGGGTGGTGGATCGCATGGTCACCATTCGTAGGAATGTTCATCGCCCGTATATCCAAAGGACGTACCATCCGGCAATTTGTTCTTGGGGTATTGCTGGTGCCCACCCTGCTTACATTCATATGGCTGTCAACATTCGGCGGGGCCGCCCTTCATTTGCAGATCACCGGTATGGCAGACATTGTGGGCGCTGTAAACGATAATGTGGCTACAGCCCTGTTCAAACTGCTCGCCCATTACCCCTACGCCTTTATTTCCTCCACCATCGGACTTGTGCTCATTTGCAGCTTTTTTGTCACATCCTCGGACTCGGGCTCACTGGTCATCGACAGCATCACCTCGGGTGGCCGGCTGGATGCACCTGTCGGACAAAGGATCTTCTGGGCTCTCACCGAGGGCGTCGTTGCAGCCATTCTTCTGATCGGAGGCGGATTACAGGCATTACAAACCGCTTCAATTACGACCGGACTTCCTTTTGCCGTGGTGTTGCTGGTCGTTTGCTACTGCCTTTACAAAGAATTAAATAAACACGAATCACCAAAAAAACAACAACCATGA
- a CDS encoding methyltransferase domain-containing protein — protein sequence MMTKDLMKEKKNQDFGNNPTEVRETDHYKDEYVHKFVEKWDELIDWKARGEGEGKFFIDELKKRGKHKILDVATGTGYHSVKLLDEGFEVWSADGSPVMLSKAFENARKHGHLMHTIYADWRWLNKDVHGKFDAIICLGNSFTHLFSENDRRKALAEFYSALKHDGILIIDHRNYDAILDNTEFTNKHTFYYAGDKVKAEPEHVDEGLARFRYEFPDKSEFHLNMFPLREKYVQNLLKQVGFQNISTYGDFQETYRSETPDFFIHIAEKSYRENE from the coding sequence ATGATGACGAAGGATTTGATGAAAGAGAAAAAGAACCAGGATTTTGGAAATAATCCAACTGAAGTCAGGGAAACAGATCACTACAAAGACGAATACGTTCACAAGTTCGTAGAAAAGTGGGACGAACTTATCGACTGGAAAGCCCGCGGCGAAGGCGAGGGTAAATTCTTTATTGATGAGTTAAAGAAGCGGGGTAAGCATAAGATCCTGGATGTGGCTACCGGCACCGGTTATCATTCCGTGAAACTACTGGATGAAGGCTTTGAAGTGTGGAGTGCAGACGGAAGTCCGGTCATGCTCTCAAAAGCCTTTGAAAATGCCAGAAAACACGGTCACCTTATGCATACCATTTATGCAGACTGGCGTTGGCTTAACAAGGATGTGCATGGTAAATTCGATGCCATCATCTGCCTTGGCAATTCTTTTACACACCTGTTCTCGGAAAACGACCGCCGCAAGGCACTGGCTGAGTTTTATTCCGCACTGAAACACGATGGGATACTCATCATCGATCACCGTAATTATGATGCCATACTGGATAATACGGAATTCACCAACAAGCATACATTCTATTATGCCGGAGATAAGGTCAAGGCTGAACCTGAGCATGTGGATGAAGGCCTGGCCCGTTTCAGGTACGAGTTCCCCGACAAGTCGGAGTTTCATCTCAACATGTTTCCACTTCGGGAAAAATATGTGCAAAACCTGTTAAAGCAGGTGGGTTTTCAAAACATCTCCACGTACGGAGACTTTCAGGAAACATACCGTTCCGAAACACCGGACTTCTTCATACACATTGCCGAAAAATCATACAGAGAAAACGAATAG
- a CDS encoding methyltransferase domain-containing protein translates to MSTNELIHTTKAYYDSNDADEFYHRVWGGEDIHVGIYELPDERIFQASQRTVQQMISMLRYIDENTDVLDIGSGYGGAARYLSSRFKCTVTCLNLSEKENERNRKKNKEVGLGAFIDVHQGNFEYIPFPDNSFNVVWSEDAILHSDNKAKVFHEVSRVLKTGGQFIFTDPMQSDDCPADVLKPVLDRIHLKELGSVKLYRALASANGLEEVRIMEMPEQLVNHYSSVKRELQGKKEELKDYVSDDYITRMLAGLDHWIDGGKKGYLNWGILQFKKSGKA, encoded by the coding sequence ATGAGCACAAACGAACTGATCCATACGACCAAAGCTTATTACGACAGCAACGATGCCGATGAGTTTTACCACCGCGTGTGGGGTGGCGAAGATATTCATGTAGGCATCTACGAACTGCCGGACGAACGCATCTTTCAGGCAAGTCAACGAACCGTTCAGCAGATGATCTCCATGCTACGGTATATTGACGAGAACACAGATGTTCTTGACATCGGCTCTGGATACGGAGGTGCTGCACGCTACCTTTCCTCCAGATTCAAATGCACTGTTACCTGTCTGAATCTTAGCGAAAAGGAAAATGAACGAAACCGCAAAAAGAACAAGGAAGTAGGCCTGGGTGCCTTTATCGACGTACATCAGGGAAATTTTGAGTATATTCCCTTTCCGGATAACTCATTCAACGTGGTTTGGTCGGAAGACGCCATTCTGCATAGCGACAACAAAGCCAAAGTTTTTCATGAGGTATCCCGTGTACTTAAGACCGGTGGGCAGTTTATCTTTACCGATCCGATGCAAAGTGATGATTGCCCTGCAGATGTACTCAAGCCGGTGCTTGACCGTATTCACCTGAAAGAACTGGGGTCTGTGAAACTATACCGAGCCCTTGCATCAGCCAATGGATTGGAAGAAGTACGTATCATGGAAATGCCGGAACAACTGGTGAACCATTATTCCTCGGTAAAAAGAGAGCTCCAGGGAAAAAAGGAAGAACTGAAAGATTATGTGAGTGATGACTATATCACCCGGATGCTTGCTGGCCTGGACCATTGGATAGATGGAGGGAAAAAAGGCTACCTGAACTGGGGAATCCTTCAGTTTAAAAAATCGGGTAAAGCGTGA
- a CDS encoding TonB-dependent receptor: MRIVFLWLLCLVWAAAYPQVCITGKVVSDSSGTPVTLANVYIPEYGVASATDHDGAFTLCKLPEGTVHLQVTYVGYRTFISRVQISDTLQEINITLTPSAIDYQEVTVYGEQTSASNATANNIASLSTISMRQQGALTLVDGMAQLPGVQKLTTGPGISKPVIRGLYGNRIQTVVFGLKYDSQQWQDEHGLGLTDMGVDRIEVIKGPASLLYGSEAMGGVLNILEEKPAPVGQTLGDATVRFSSNTLGLSTDAGIKSSTENNHWRIRLGEENHADYTDGRGERVLNSRFAGYHAKASYGHLSGKWTSENNYAFSLSHMGFLLEAGQPLVPDDRNSRSFQLPHHTVFMHILATKNTFYLGRSVLKTNIGVHLNNRQEQEGGNRISLDMQLNSYTGNTIWSRRIGKNSEVSAGIQAMHQTNVNNGSRSIVPDASISEGSIFTYLKHHFKSLVMEGGFRYDLKHINTLPTGTINNDFPNNPGKEVIPFSRTYGTVNSSAGVSFVKKHWNVKANISTGYRAGNLAELSSNGLHEGTIRYEIGNIHLPIEQNACTDLTATYEVRALTVSASGFYNQFHDYIFLAPINKEYIGFPIYLYIRDNASLIGWEGDVQLHPKAFGNVSLRATCAQVTGKAGNGDYLPFIPAGKITGEVKWKSKENIKRRQTFAGFGADHILPQDHPAQFETSSPGYTLIHASAGVSFIGQRRDVMLSVAATNLLNEVYFDHLSRYKYYNIFDMGRNISVHCHITFHKKSTL; the protein is encoded by the coding sequence ATGAGAATCGTTTTTTTATGGCTGCTTTGCCTGGTGTGGGCTGCGGCATATCCACAGGTATGCATTACAGGGAAGGTTGTGTCGGATTCTTCCGGAACACCCGTTACCCTGGCCAATGTGTACATTCCTGAATATGGGGTTGCCTCCGCCACTGACCACGACGGAGCATTTACCTTATGCAAACTTCCGGAGGGAACGGTGCACCTCCAGGTGACCTATGTGGGATACCGGACCTTTATATCCAGGGTACAGATCAGTGATACGCTACAAGAAATTAATATCACCCTGACACCTTCTGCCATCGATTACCAGGAAGTGACGGTGTACGGTGAACAAACCTCCGCGTCAAATGCAACGGCCAACAACATCGCGTCGCTGTCTACCATTTCTATGAGACAGCAAGGTGCACTGACGCTGGTGGATGGAATGGCCCAATTACCGGGCGTGCAGAAACTAACCACCGGTCCGGGCATATCCAAGCCGGTCATCCGCGGACTGTACGGCAACCGCATTCAAACTGTTGTATTCGGATTGAAGTATGACAGTCAGCAATGGCAGGATGAACACGGTCTCGGCCTCACAGATATGGGTGTTGACCGCATCGAAGTGATCAAAGGCCCGGCATCTCTGCTTTACGGTTCAGAGGCCATGGGAGGGGTTCTGAATATCCTTGAAGAGAAACCGGCGCCGGTCGGACAGACATTGGGAGATGCTACCGTGCGTTTCTCATCCAATACATTGGGCTTGTCTACCGATGCGGGCATCAAAAGTTCGACAGAAAATAATCACTGGCGTATACGTCTGGGTGAAGAAAATCATGCAGACTATACAGATGGCCGGGGAGAACGCGTACTGAATTCCCGATTCGCAGGTTATCATGCCAAGGCTTCCTACGGACATCTTTCAGGCAAATGGACCTCCGAAAACAACTATGCATTCTCCCTGAGCCACATGGGTTTCCTGCTTGAAGCCGGACAACCACTCGTTCCGGACGACCGCAACAGCAGGAGTTTTCAGCTTCCGCATCATACGGTATTCATGCACATTCTTGCGACCAAAAACACATTTTACCTGGGCCGTTCCGTCCTCAAAACAAACATTGGGGTTCACCTGAATAACCGTCAGGAGCAGGAAGGTGGCAACCGCATCAGTCTGGACATGCAACTGAACAGCTACACCGGAAATACGATATGGTCAAGGAGAATCGGAAAAAATTCAGAGGTGAGTGCCGGCATCCAGGCCATGCACCAGACCAATGTCAATAACGGCTCCCGGTCCATTGTCCCCGATGCATCGATCAGCGAGGGTTCAATCTTCACCTATTTAAAACATCATTTCAAATCGCTGGTGATGGAGGGTGGTTTCCGTTATGACCTGAAACATATCAACACACTGCCTACCGGCACCATTAACAACGACTTCCCCAATAATCCCGGGAAAGAGGTCATCCCCTTCAGCCGAACCTATGGCACTGTGAATAGTTCCGCCGGCGTGAGCTTTGTTAAAAAACACTGGAATGTAAAAGCAAACATCTCCACCGGCTACAGGGCAGGCAACCTGGCAGAGCTTTCATCCAACGGCTTGCATGAAGGCACCATCCGCTATGAGATCGGCAACATCCATTTGCCCATAGAACAAAATGCCTGCACCGACCTCACCGCCACCTATGAAGTTCGGGCATTGACAGTATCCGCCTCCGGATTTTACAATCAATTTCACGACTACATTTTCCTGGCTCCCATCAACAAGGAATACATCGGATTTCCCATTTACCTGTACATACGCGACAATGCCTCACTCATAGGATGGGAGGGCGATGTGCAGCTTCACCCGAAGGCCTTTGGAAATGTATCGCTTCGTGCAACATGTGCACAGGTAACCGGCAAGGCAGGTAATGGCGATTATCTGCCATTCATTCCCGCAGGAAAGATCACCGGCGAAGTGAAATGGAAATCGAAGGAAAACATCAAACGCAGACAAACTTTTGCGGGCTTCGGTGCAGATCACATCTTACCACAGGATCATCCCGCGCAATTCGAAACAAGCAGTCCGGGCTATACGCTCATCCATGCTTCGGCAGGTGTCAGCTTCATTGGTCAGCGACGCGATGTGATGCTGTCGGTGGCCGCCACCAACCTTTTGAATGAAGTCTACTTCGATCACTTATCACGCTACAAGTATTACAACATCTTTGACATGGGAAGAAACATTTCCGTGCACTGTCATATCACATTTCACAAAAAATCAACCTTATGA